One genomic segment of Ricinus communis isolate WT05 ecotype wild-type chromosome 3, ASM1957865v1, whole genome shotgun sequence includes these proteins:
- the LOC8286311 gene encoding uncharacterized protein LOC8286311, producing the protein MTIAIASSQHSFFANSLAPLIQKPKTKLVSTSTISCKHSQDDHNDSGRTKRENKLAKLAIVTLAAGVLTLGSVGDASAAKSGGRVGGQAFRSSAPRSSPRINNNSRTNIYVNPPVAPPLVGGYGYGYGVPFYGGWGWSPFSFFAPGPGVAVGIGGGFDTLVLFMFLGAAAAVIRRFFGSRDEDE; encoded by the exons ATGACCATTGCTATAGCATCATCCCAGCACAGCTTCTTTGCCAACTCTCTCGCCCCACTAATTCAAAAGCCCAAAACAAAACTTGTATCTACCTCTACCATCTCATGCAAGCACTCACAAGATGACCATAATGATTCTGGCAG GACAAAAAGAGAGAACAAATTGGCCAAGCTAGCAATAGTGACACTGGCAGCTGGAGTCCTCACACTGGGTTCAGTTGGTGATGCATCAGCTGCCAAGTCTGGTGGTAGAGTTGGTGGTCAAGCTTTCAGGTCATCTGCTCCTAGGTCATCCCCAAGAATCAATAATAACTCAAG GACGAATATATACGTCAATCCACCTGTTGCCCCACCTTTAGTTGGTGGATATGGGTATGGTTATGGAGTGCCATTCTATGGTGGCTGGGGCTGGTcgcctttttctttctttgcaccAGGTCCTGGTGTTGCCGTTGGTATTGGAGGTGGATTCGATACCCTGGTTCTATTCATGTTTCTTGGCGCTGCTGCCGCGGTGATCAGGAGATTCTTTGGATCAAGAGACGAAGATGAGTAG